The Anaerolineae bacterium genome segment TATCATACACTTGTTTTAGTGCTGTCTATAGGGTCTATACTGTTAGGTGCCATACCAGCCTATATGATGTATATTGCCAGAAAATGGGATCCAAAGGCTATTGTGGAGGGAAATCCAATTATACATTTCTTTCATCAGTTCTTCTGGAATAGATGGTTCATTGATGCTTTTTATTTAAAAGTTTTTATGGACGGGATTTTTAAACTGTCGGACATTGTGGCTTATACTGTTGAAGAAGGGTTTGACAATTTCGTCCACAGGAAAATTCCGACTTTTTTTACGCAGAGATGCCCTGCGGTGATGTTTAAACTGCGGACCGAGTCGGATGATCTTTTGTATAATATATCCTATGTTATTATTGTCTTTGTTTGCCTGTTGTTTGTGGTATTAAAATAATTTCTTATGACATTACGGGGATAAAATAGATGTCTCATATTCTTTTGCAAATAATAATTGTTCCGCCGATTGCTTCTTTATTTATACTCTTGACCAGGCACCTGATAGGAAGAAAAGCAGGATGGATAGCGGGTTTTAGTCTTTTATATTCAACAGCACTTTTAGCTATGGCATGTGTAAGAGTCTATCATGGTGAAGTAATTGTTGAAGAATATCCCTTTATTGATTCGGCGATCACCTTTGGTCTTCTCGGCGACGGGTTGAGTTTGCCGGTCGCGTTGATAATTAACGGCCTTTGCGCTGCTCTTGCATTTTATGCAATACATTATGTAGATCACAGAATAGAGGCAATATACGGTGATGTGGATGAGCGGACATATTTAAACCACTATACACGATTTTATTTCATGTTCCTTGGTTTTCCTATGGGTTTTATGGGCGTATGCCTTGTAAAGAACTTGATAGCGATGTATTTTTTTCTGGAAGTGCTACCCATTCCGCTATATTTTATTATGGCTACTTTTGGGTATGTTGACAGAGTAAGAGTGGCTATGATCTGTTTGATGTGGGCTGTTATCGGAGCGTCATTTTTTATCGCCGGATTTTTGATGACTTATAGTCAGATCGGAAGTTTTAATATCTCGGATATGAGTGCTCTTGCAGGGAATCCGATGACTTTCTGGATTATATTTGTGCTTCTTATTGCAATACTGATAAAAATGGCGGCTGTGCCTTTTCATGTTTGGATGCCATGGGTCCATGCAGAGCATCCCACGTGCATAGCTGGTCTTCTTGCTGTTTATGCAAATGTTGCGGCCTATGTATTGTTACGAGTAATAGTCTTCCCGCTACCTGCCGATTTTAAAGCATTTTCCATCCCTTTAATGGTAATGGCGCTTGTAACAATGGTATATGGTTCCCTTCTGACTATGGCGCAAACAGATGTAAAACGTTTTGCCGCCTGTTCAACAATAAGCCAGCTTGCATATTCGCTTCTTGGCATATCAGCTCTTACTATAGCAAGCATTGAAGGAGGTATGTTCTTTTTCCTGGGACACATTATGGGGAAAACATTACTCTTTTCAACGGCAGGAATACTGGTTTATACGACAGGGACAAGGGATATGCGGCAGATGGGCGGACTTGCGCAGAAAATGCCCATTACAGCGGCGCTATGGATCATGGGAGCATTGATGCTTTCCGGTTTTCCGCCGATGAGCAGCTTCCCCGCGGAATGGATTATGTTTACAGGCATATTTGAAACAGGAATTCAGACCATGCCCACCGGACTTATGGTGGCCATTTTCGGAGCCGGCGCAATTATACTGACGGTTGCCTATACGTTCCGGTCTGTGAAGATAATATTTTTCGGCCCGTTAAATCCGGATCTGGCGAACGATAAAATCAAGGATCCACCTTTAACAATGAGTATTCCGCTTCTTATGATAGCAGGCGTATCAATTACGCTGGGATTGTATCCTAAACTGGTTCTTAATCTTTTTGATTATGTGATAGGTGGGATAGC includes the following:
- a CDS encoding proton-conducting transporter membrane subunit: MSHILLQIIIVPPIASLFILLTRHLIGRKAGWIAGFSLLYSTALLAMACVRVYHGEVIVEEYPFIDSAITFGLLGDGLSLPVALIINGLCAALAFYAIHYVDHRIEAIYGDVDERTYLNHYTRFYFMFLGFPMGFMGVCLVKNLIAMYFFLEVLPIPLYFIMATFGYVDRVRVAMICLMWAVIGASFFIAGFLMTYSQIGSFNISDMSALAGNPMTFWIIFVLLIAILIKMAAVPFHVWMPWVHAEHPTCIAGLLAVYANVAAYVLLRVIVFPLPADFKAFSIPLMVMALVTMVYGSLLTMAQTDVKRFAACSTISQLAYSLLGISALTIASIEGGMFFFLGHIMGKTLLFSTAGILVYTTGTRDMRQMGGLAQKMPITAALWIMGALMLSGFPPMSSFPAEWIMFTGIFETGIQTMPTGLMVAIFGAGAIILTVAYTFRSVKIIFFGPLNPDLANDKIKDPPLTMSIPLLMIAGVSITLGLYPKLVLNLFDYVIGGIAIP